In Harmonia axyridis chromosome 6, icHarAxyr1.1, whole genome shotgun sequence, a single window of DNA contains:
- the LOC123682077 gene encoding UPF0193 protein EVG1 homolog encodes MEWPSKNVPRGGMLHPHRVRFNPETKNYLKILTDESKMAIAQRKKSEYNLRDYESTPTPRRKTKKRFPKVVIRPGSSKRRSYDSIVQSGVLQREPFVPKPIVNREAEKKRLQDSMTYGKEGPPKPVVKKPAKKPEKFRPLNRFDQLVQEIRDREDWIAEMAQLGQDKKYKEIIDLQIQERIREMNKLDLDGDDSQTPATTVRTSV; translated from the exons ATGGAGTGGCCGAGTAAAAATGTACCTAGAGGGGGTATGTTACATCCACACAGAGTGCGGTTTAATCCAGAAACAAAAAACTATTTGAAAA TTCTAACGGACGAGAGCAAAATGGCGATCGCCCAAAGAAAGAAAAGCGAATACAACTTGAGAGACTACGAATCCACCCCGACTCCAAGAAGAAAGACGAAGAAGAGATTCCCGAAAGTTGTCATCCGACCaggttcatcaaaaagaagGAGTTATGATAGCATAGTGCAATCAGGAGTGTTACAGAGGGAACCTTTCGTACCAAAACCGATAGTGAACAGAGAAGCCGAGAAGAAGAGATTGCAGGATTCTATGACATACGGCAAGGAGGGACCACCAAAGCCTGTCGTTAAAAAACCTGCGAAGAAGCCAGAGAAGTTCAGACCATTGAATAGATTCGACCAat TGGTGCAAGAAATCAGGGATCGAGAAGATTGGATAGCGGAAATGGCTCAACTGGGACAAGACAAAAAATATAAGGAGATCATCGATTTGCAGATACAGGAACGGATCCGTGAGATGAACAAGTTGGATTTGGATGGCGATGATTCCCAAACGCCAGCTACAACCGTCAGAACATCTGTGTGA